Proteins from a genomic interval of Phalacrocorax aristotelis chromosome 3, bGulAri2.1, whole genome shotgun sequence:
- the TBXT gene encoding T-box transcription factor T isoform X2, giving the protein MSSPGTEGAGKPPQYRVDHLLSAVESELQAGSEKGDPTERELRVTLEDNDLWLRFKELTNEMIVTKNGRRMFPVLKVSVSGLDPNAMYSFLLDFVAADGHRWKYVNGEWVPGGKPEPQAPSCVYIHPDSPNFGAHWMKAPVSFSKVKLTNKLNGGGQIMLNSLHKYEPRIHIVRVGGPQRMITSHSFPETQFIAVTAYQNEEITALKIKYNPFAKAFLDAKERSDHKDMMEEVGDNQQSGYSQLGSWLIPGTGTLCPPANPHPQFGAPLSLSPAHSCERYSSLRNHRPAPYPNPYTHRNNSPTYADNSSACLSMLQSHDNWSSLGVPTHTTMLPMSHSTGTATSSSQYPNLWSVSNSTITPVSQSSGMSNGLSSQFLRGSPAHYTALPHPVTAASSASPLYDGGAPTDLPDSQYDASAHARLASTWTPVTPPSM; this is encoded by the exons ATGAGCTCCCCCGGCACGGAGGGGGCGGGCAAGCCCCCGCAGTACCGCGTGGACCACCTGCTGAGCGCCGTGGAGAGCGAGCTGCAGGCGGGCAGCGAGAAGGGCGACCCCACGGAGCGGGAGCTGCGGGTCACGCTGGAGGACAACGACCTGTGGCTGCGCTTCAAGGAGCTCACCAACGAGATGATCGTCACCAAAAACGGCAG GAGGATGTTCCCGGTGCTGAAGGTGAGCGTGTCGGGGCTGGACCCCAACGCCATGTACTCCTTCCTGCTGGACTTCGTGGCGGCCGACGGGCACCGCTGGAAGTACGTGAACGGGGAGTGGGTGCCGGGCGGGAAGCCGGAGCCGCAGGCGCCCAGCTGCGTCTACATCCACCCCGACTCGCCCAACTTCGGCGCCCACTGGATGAAGGCGCCCGTCTCCTTCAGTAAAGTCAAACTCACCAACAAGCTCAACGGCGGCGGGCAG ATCATGTTGAACTCTCTGCACAAGTATGAGCCAAGGATTCATATCGTGCGAGTGGGTGGCCCGCAGCGGATGATCACCAGCCATTCCTTCCCAGAGACCCAGTTTATAGCCGTGACGGCCTACCAGAATGAGGAG atcacagctttaaaaattaaatacaatcCGTTTGCAAAGGCATTTCTTGATGCAAAAGAAAG AAGTGATCACAAGGACATGATGGAGGAAGTGGGAGACAACCAGCAGTCTGGGTATTCGCAGT TAGGTAGTTGGCTTATTCCTGGGACTGGCACTCTGTGCCCGCCTGCCAATCCTCACCCTCAGTTTGGAGCCCCACTGTCGCTCTCCCCTGCTCACAGCTGTGAAAGGTACTCATCGCTGAGGAACCACCGTCCTGCCCCCTACCCCAACCCCTACACCCATAGAAACAACTCGCCAA CCTATGCCGATAACTCCTCCGCCTGCCTTTCCATGCTGCAGTCCCATGACAACTGGTCTTCGCTAGGAGTTCCCACACACACGACGATGCTGCCCATGAGTCACAGCACTGGCACAGCTACCAGCTCCAG TCAGTACCCTAACTTATGGTCTGTGAGTAACAGCACCATCACACCGGTGTCTCAGTCAAGCGGGATGTCCAACGGCCTGAGCTCCCAGTTTTTACGTGGCTCTCCAGCGCACTACACTGCCCTCCCGCACCCGGTCACTGCCGCCTCCTCCGCCTCCCCCCTGTACGACGGTGGGGCACCCACGGACCTGCCCGACAGCCAGTACGATGCCTCCGCACATGCCAGGCTAGCATCCACGTGGACGCCTGTCACCCCTCCTTCCATGTAA
- the TBXT gene encoding T-box transcription factor T isoform X1, whose translation MSSPGTEGAGKPPQYRVDHLLSAVESELQAGSEKGDPTERELRVTLEDNDLWLRFKELTNEMIVTKNGRRMFPVLKVSVSGLDPNAMYSFLLDFVAADGHRWKYVNGEWVPGGKPEPQAPSCVYIHPDSPNFGAHWMKAPVSFSKVKLTNKLNGGGQIMLNSLHKYEPRIHIVRVGGPQRMITSHSFPETQFIAVTAYQNEEITALKIKYNPFAKAFLDAKERSDHKDMMEEVGDNQQSGYSQLGSWLIPGTGTLCPPANPHPQFGAPLSLSPAHSCERYSSLRNHRPAPYPNPYTHRNNSPTAYADNSSACLSMLQSHDNWSSLGVPTHTTMLPMSHSTGTATSSSQYPNLWSVSNSTITPVSQSSGMSNGLSSQFLRGSPAHYTALPHPVTAASSASPLYDGGAPTDLPDSQYDASAHARLASTWTPVTPPSM comes from the exons ATGAGCTCCCCCGGCACGGAGGGGGCGGGCAAGCCCCCGCAGTACCGCGTGGACCACCTGCTGAGCGCCGTGGAGAGCGAGCTGCAGGCGGGCAGCGAGAAGGGCGACCCCACGGAGCGGGAGCTGCGGGTCACGCTGGAGGACAACGACCTGTGGCTGCGCTTCAAGGAGCTCACCAACGAGATGATCGTCACCAAAAACGGCAG GAGGATGTTCCCGGTGCTGAAGGTGAGCGTGTCGGGGCTGGACCCCAACGCCATGTACTCCTTCCTGCTGGACTTCGTGGCGGCCGACGGGCACCGCTGGAAGTACGTGAACGGGGAGTGGGTGCCGGGCGGGAAGCCGGAGCCGCAGGCGCCCAGCTGCGTCTACATCCACCCCGACTCGCCCAACTTCGGCGCCCACTGGATGAAGGCGCCCGTCTCCTTCAGTAAAGTCAAACTCACCAACAAGCTCAACGGCGGCGGGCAG ATCATGTTGAACTCTCTGCACAAGTATGAGCCAAGGATTCATATCGTGCGAGTGGGTGGCCCGCAGCGGATGATCACCAGCCATTCCTTCCCAGAGACCCAGTTTATAGCCGTGACGGCCTACCAGAATGAGGAG atcacagctttaaaaattaaatacaatcCGTTTGCAAAGGCATTTCTTGATGCAAAAGAAAG AAGTGATCACAAGGACATGATGGAGGAAGTGGGAGACAACCAGCAGTCTGGGTATTCGCAGT TAGGTAGTTGGCTTATTCCTGGGACTGGCACTCTGTGCCCGCCTGCCAATCCTCACCCTCAGTTTGGAGCCCCACTGTCGCTCTCCCCTGCTCACAGCTGTGAAAGGTACTCATCGCTGAGGAACCACCGTCCTGCCCCCTACCCCAACCCCTACACCCATAGAAACAACTCGCCAA CAGCCTATGCCGATAACTCCTCCGCCTGCCTTTCCATGCTGCAGTCCCATGACAACTGGTCTTCGCTAGGAGTTCCCACACACACGACGATGCTGCCCATGAGTCACAGCACTGGCACAGCTACCAGCTCCAG TCAGTACCCTAACTTATGGTCTGTGAGTAACAGCACCATCACACCGGTGTCTCAGTCAAGCGGGATGTCCAACGGCCTGAGCTCCCAGTTTTTACGTGGCTCTCCAGCGCACTACACTGCCCTCCCGCACCCGGTCACTGCCGCCTCCTCCGCCTCCCCCCTGTACGACGGTGGGGCACCCACGGACCTGCCCGACAGCCAGTACGATGCCTCCGCACATGCCAGGCTAGCATCCACGTGGACGCCTGTCACCCCTCCTTCCATGTAA